A single window of Jiangella alkaliphila DNA harbors:
- a CDS encoding arsenate reductase ArsC, producing the protein MTNTGEREPITLDQQYALTTAATRLAGDFEGTFGQETIERFLHTSYDQFAGRAVVANFLPLLAERFARQRLTALARVEGRSHDGRPTVLFLCVHNAGRSQMALGFFQHHAGDDAVAWSGGSEPGERINPVAVAAMTERGIDISGEFPKPWTDEIVKAADVVVTMGCGDACPVFPGKRYEDWTLDDPAGQDLADVRPIRDEIERRVLTLLDEVGVRAR; encoded by the coding sequence ATGACGAACACCGGCGAACGCGAACCGATCACCCTGGACCAGCAGTACGCCCTCACCACCGCCGCCACCCGGCTGGCCGGCGACTTCGAGGGGACGTTCGGCCAGGAGACGATCGAGCGGTTCCTGCACACGTCCTACGACCAGTTCGCCGGCCGCGCCGTCGTCGCGAACTTCCTGCCGCTGCTGGCCGAACGCTTCGCCCGCCAGCGACTCACCGCGCTGGCCCGGGTCGAGGGACGCAGCCACGACGGCCGGCCCACCGTGCTGTTCCTGTGCGTGCACAACGCCGGACGGTCACAGATGGCGCTCGGCTTCTTCCAGCACCACGCCGGCGACGACGCCGTCGCGTGGTCCGGCGGCTCCGAGCCCGGCGAGCGGATCAACCCGGTCGCCGTCGCCGCCATGACCGAACGCGGCATCGACATCTCCGGCGAGTTCCCCAAGCCCTGGACCGACGAGATCGTCAAGGCCGCCGACGTCGTCGTCACCATGGGCTGCGGCGACGCCTGCCCCGTCTTCCCCGGCAAGCGCTACGAGGACTGGACCCTCGACGACCCCGCCGGCCAGGACCTCGCGGACGTCCGGCCGATCCGCGACGAGATCGAGCGGCGAGTGCTCACCCTGCTGGACGAGGTCGGCGTGCGGGCTCGCTAG
- a CDS encoding cation diffusion facilitator family transporter, with protein sequence MSLPITPLTDPRRREVLRRRVRLIVATTIGYNVVEAVVAISAGAAASSAALIGFGLDSVVEVVSAAAIAWQFAGRDHETRERTALRIVAFSFFALAAYVGFEAVRALVGGADADHSTVGIVLAAVSLGVMPALSYAERRTGRALGSAAVIADSKQTLICSYLSAVLLTGLVLNSALGWWWADPLAALVIAGFAVREGLEAWRGDACATTAGALLRDPEADGCGPDCDCCDG encoded by the coding sequence ATGAGCCTTCCCATCACGCCGCTGACCGATCCGCGCCGGCGCGAGGTGCTGCGCCGACGGGTCCGGCTGATCGTCGCGACCACCATCGGCTACAACGTGGTCGAGGCGGTCGTCGCGATCTCGGCCGGCGCGGCGGCGTCGTCGGCCGCGCTGATCGGGTTCGGGCTGGACTCCGTCGTCGAGGTCGTGTCGGCCGCCGCGATCGCCTGGCAGTTCGCCGGGCGCGACCACGAGACGCGCGAGCGGACGGCGCTGCGGATCGTCGCGTTCTCGTTCTTCGCGCTGGCCGCGTACGTCGGGTTCGAGGCGGTCCGCGCCCTCGTCGGCGGCGCCGACGCCGACCACAGCACCGTCGGGATCGTCCTCGCGGCCGTCAGCCTCGGGGTCATGCCGGCGTTGTCCTACGCCGAGCGGCGCACCGGGCGCGCGCTGGGCTCGGCCGCTGTCATCGCCGACTCGAAGCAGACGCTGATCTGCAGCTACCTGTCGGCGGTGCTGCTGACCGGCCTGGTGCTGAACTCGGCGCTCGGCTGGTGGTGGGCCGACCCGCTGGCGGCGCTGGTCATCGCCGGGTTCGCGGTCCGTGAAGGGCTCGAGGCCTGGCGCGGCGACGCCTGCGCGACGACGGCCGGCGCGCTGCTGCGCGACCCGGAGGCGGACGGCTGCGGACCGGACTGCGACTGCTGCGACGGCTAG
- a CDS encoding ArsR/SmtB family transcription factor — MTTVTASHTDALARLGYALSDGTRARILLALRDGPAFPSDLADELGVSRQVMSNQLTCLRGCGLVEATPEGRRTRYRLADAHLGAALGELLELVLVVDPDCCGPEGCSCR, encoded by the coding sequence ATGACCACGGTGACGGCGTCGCACACCGACGCGCTGGCCCGGCTCGGGTACGCGCTGTCCGACGGAACGCGGGCGCGGATCCTGCTGGCGCTGCGCGACGGGCCGGCGTTCCCGTCCGACCTCGCCGACGAGCTGGGGGTGTCGCGTCAGGTGATGTCGAACCAGCTCACCTGCCTGCGTGGCTGCGGGCTGGTCGAGGCGACGCCGGAGGGGCGGCGGACGCGGTACCGGCTGGCCGACGCCCACCTCGGCGCGGCGCTGGGCGAGTTGCTGGAGCTGGTGCTCGTGGTCGATCCGGACTGCTGTGGGCCCGAGGGGTGCTCCTGCCGATGA
- a CDS encoding FAD-dependent oxidoreductase, protein MTDPVVVAGGGPVGLAAAAELAERGLEVVVYERGAKAGAAVAEWGHVRLFSAWPELVAPAARRLLEPTGWTPPPPDVYPTGAEWVRDYLAPLAAALRDRVRTGVEVVGAARTGRDRMVDDGRDSQPLTVHVRHADGREERVRAGGLVDASGTWTAPNPLGGDGLPALGERAAAAAGRLTYRIPRTAPGGHVVVAGSGHSALTALVSLTRHNSDTTVTWILRRGGIGDTFGGGDADELPARGRLGRQARAAVEAGGVRVVTGFRTAAVEAGADGRLTLTSEDGRTVDAVDHVVALTGLRPDLSWLSELRLELDPALQAPTRLAPLIDPNVHSCGSVPPHGVRELAHPESGVYLAGMKSYGRAPTFLALTGYEQVRSIAAAFAGDHAAAERVELVLPESGVCGGSGGFDGDGAGGCCGAAATAEPELLQLSSPARVPSGRS, encoded by the coding sequence ATGACGGATCCGGTGGTGGTGGCCGGCGGCGGCCCGGTGGGGCTGGCGGCCGCGGCCGAACTGGCCGAGCGCGGTCTCGAGGTCGTCGTGTACGAACGGGGCGCGAAGGCCGGCGCGGCGGTCGCGGAGTGGGGCCACGTCCGGCTGTTCTCCGCGTGGCCGGAACTGGTCGCGCCGGCGGCCCGGCGGCTGCTCGAACCGACCGGCTGGACCCCGCCGCCGCCCGACGTGTACCCGACCGGCGCCGAGTGGGTGCGCGACTACCTGGCCCCGCTGGCCGCCGCGCTCCGCGACCGGGTGCGCACCGGCGTCGAGGTCGTCGGCGCCGCCCGCACCGGCCGCGACCGGATGGTCGACGACGGCCGCGACAGCCAGCCGCTCACCGTCCACGTCCGCCACGCCGACGGTCGCGAGGAGCGGGTGCGCGCCGGCGGCCTCGTCGACGCGTCGGGCACCTGGACCGCGCCGAACCCGCTGGGCGGCGACGGCCTGCCCGCACTGGGGGAGCGCGCCGCCGCCGCGGCCGGGCGGCTGACGTACCGCATCCCGCGCACGGCGCCCGGCGGGCACGTCGTCGTCGCCGGGAGCGGACATTCCGCCCTGACCGCCCTCGTGTCCCTGACCAGGCACAACAGTGACACAACGGTGACGTGGATCCTGCGGCGCGGTGGCATCGGTGACACCTTCGGCGGCGGCGACGCGGATGAGCTGCCGGCTCGCGGACGGCTCGGCCGGCAGGCTCGCGCGGCGGTCGAGGCCGGCGGCGTCCGGGTCGTGACGGGGTTCCGCACGGCGGCGGTCGAGGCGGGGGCGGACGGACGCCTGACGCTGACGTCCGAAGACGGCCGTACCGTCGACGCCGTCGACCACGTCGTCGCGCTGACCGGGCTGCGGCCGGACCTGAGCTGGCTGTCGGAGCTGCGTCTGGAGCTGGACCCGGCGCTGCAGGCGCCGACTCGGCTGGCGCCGCTGATCGACCCGAACGTGCACTCCTGCGGCAGCGTGCCGCCGCACGGTGTCCGCGAGCTGGCCCACCCCGAGTCCGGCGTCTACCTCGCCGGCATGAAGAGCTACGGCCGCGCGCCGACGTTCCTCGCGCTCACCGGGTACGAGCAGGTCCGCAGCATCGCCGCCGCGTTCGCCGGCGACCACGCCGCCGCCGAGCGGGTCGAGCTGGTGCTGCCCGAGTCCGGCGTCTGCGGCGGGTCGGGCGGGTTCGACGGCGACGGGGCCGGCGGCTGCTGCGGGGCCGCCGCCACGGCGGAGCCCGAGCTGCTGCAGCTGAGCTCGCCGGCGCGGGTGCCGTCCGGTCGCAGCTGA
- a CDS encoding helix-turn-helix domain-containing GNAT family N-acetyltransferase: MTTLAAPAALLPADSAADYAECFAALSDPTRVRLLHAVATSNGGLTVGELAEQLGVSQSTCSHHVRKLAAARFVHVSKVGTSTRVTVNEACCTGLPHMADVVMGSVGATRPCCPDDVPADVTVRALDDADWPAVRRIYREGIDTGIATFETSVPPSTRLAAKWLPGHRWVAEIDGAVVGWTSVAPVSTRDCYRGVGETSVYVADGARGRGVGKALLRRQVTAADADGLWTLQTSVFTENRASLSLHHQAGYRTVGVRERIAQRDGGWHDTVLLERRAS, from the coding sequence ATGACGACCCTGGCCGCCCCGGCGGCGCTGCTCCCGGCCGACTCCGCCGCCGACTACGCCGAGTGCTTCGCCGCGCTCTCCGACCCCACCCGAGTCCGGCTGCTGCACGCCGTCGCCACCTCGAACGGCGGCCTGACCGTGGGCGAGCTGGCCGAACAGCTCGGCGTCAGCCAGTCGACCTGCTCTCACCACGTGCGCAAACTCGCGGCCGCCCGGTTCGTGCACGTGTCGAAGGTCGGCACCAGCACGCGCGTCACCGTCAACGAGGCGTGCTGCACCGGTCTCCCCCACATGGCCGACGTCGTCATGGGCAGCGTCGGCGCGACCCGCCCGTGCTGCCCCGACGACGTCCCGGCCGACGTCACCGTCCGGGCGCTCGACGACGCGGACTGGCCGGCGGTGCGGCGGATCTACCGCGAGGGCATCGACACCGGCATCGCCACCTTCGAGACGTCGGTGCCGCCGAGCACGCGGCTGGCGGCGAAGTGGCTGCCCGGGCACCGCTGGGTCGCCGAGATCGACGGCGCCGTCGTCGGCTGGACCTCAGTCGCCCCCGTCTCCACCCGCGACTGCTACCGCGGCGTCGGCGAGACGTCCGTCTACGTCGCCGACGGCGCGCGCGGCCGCGGGGTCGGGAAGGCGCTGCTGCGGCGGCAGGTGACGGCGGCCGACGCGGACGGGCTGTGGACGCTGCAGACGTCGGTGTTCACCGAGAACCGGGCCAGCCTGTCCCTGCACCACCAGGCCGGCTACCGCACCGTCGGCGTCCGCGAGCGCATCGCGCAGCGCGACGGTGGCTGGCACGACACCGTTCTGCTGGAGCGGCGGGCATCATGA